Proteins encoded within one genomic window of Camelina sativa cultivar DH55 chromosome 19, Cs, whole genome shotgun sequence:
- the LOC109130855 gene encoding protein PFC0760c-like, which produces MNTWNDKKDSLGPNNGNKYELRSQSDNICKLLKKCCRNSLAKKVDDSNDTDSDDIDSDVSENDDDDGNSSDEDYCEEEEDKEDEGFYEIVYVDEEDSEGDDGDDTDDTENDEYDYESSEDTESEEEDNEKQVSSPEGNETQEYSMYHRISFDLRDSSGMLLPYSLGPNNGNKYELRSQSDNICKLLKKCCRNSLAKKVDDSNDTDSDDIDSDVSENDDDDGNSSDEDYCEEEEDKEDEGFYEIVYVDEEDSEGDDGDDTDDTENDEYDYESSEDTESEEEDNEKQVSSPEGNETQEYSMYHRISFDLRDSSGMLLPCELTEKAADDFYKTYKDSIGESLICVVL; this is translated from the exons ATGAATACTTGGAATGATAAAAAAGACTCGCTGGGTCCGAATAACGGCAACAAGTATGAGCTTAGATCACAAAGTGATAATATTTGTAAGTTGCTAAAGAAGTGCTGCCGAAATTCTTTGGCGAAGAAGGTGGATGATTCTAATGACACTGACTCGGATGATATCGACTCTGATGTGTCCGAAaatgatgacgatgatggaAACAGTTCTGATGAGGattattgtgaagaagaagaagataaagaagatgaaggcTTTTATGAAATAGTGTATGTAGACGAAGAAGATAGTGAAGGCGATGATGGGGATGACACTGATGATACTGAAAACGACGAATATGATTATGAATCAAGTGAAGATACTgagtctgaagaagaagataatgagaaGCAAGTTTCTTCTCCGGAAGGGAACGAAACACAAGAGTACTCCATGTACCATAGAATTTCCTTTGACCTTCGTGACTCCAG tggCATGCTTTTGCCGT ACTCGCTGGGTCCGAATAACGGCAACAAGTATGAGCTTAGATCACAAAGTGATAATATTTGTAAGTTGCTAAAGAAGTGCTGCCGAAATTCTTTGGCGAAGAAGGTGGATGATTCTAATGACACTGACTCGGATGATATCGACTCTGATGTGTCCGAAaatgatgacgatgatggaAACAGTTCTGATGAGGattattgtgaagaagaagaagataaagaagatgaaggcTTTTATGAAATAGTGTATGTAGACGAAGAAGATAGTGAAGGCGATGATGGGGATGACACTGATGATACTGAAAACGACGAATATGATTATGAATCAAGTGAAGATACTgagtctgaagaagaagataatgagaaGCAAGTTTCTTCTCCGGAAGGGAACGAAACACAAGAGTACTCCATGTACCATAGAATTTCCTTTGACCTTCGTGACTCCAG tggCATGCTTTTGCCGTGTGAGTTAACCGAAAAAGCGGCTGACGATTTCTACAAGACTTACAAAGATTCCATAGGTGAAAGCCTCATCTGTGTTGTTCTATAG